The following coding sequences lie in one Leucobacter allii genomic window:
- a CDS encoding NADPH-dependent oxidoreductase, whose protein sequence is MTERRDSAVIAQQLQHRSVRRYLDAPVSDAQLERIVHAAQRASTSSNLQVVSVVAVRDRERKRRISRAIGGRSYVEEAPVFLVWIADLARNAAVMRAGGAEPETLGLIENTLIGAVDVGIAAQNALLAAESLGLGGVFVGSVRNNPEAVSAELGLPRHAFPVVGMALGVPDPEEGTGVKPRLPLAGVLHRERYDDRAWRPAAEEYEADYERYFATQGTPGRSWARTVIGRLATAAGLHGRHTMRASLRAQGYDSE, encoded by the coding sequence GTGACGGAACGACGCGACTCCGCCGTCATCGCGCAGCAGCTGCAGCACCGCTCCGTGCGGCGCTATCTCGACGCCCCGGTGAGCGATGCGCAGCTCGAGCGCATCGTGCACGCCGCGCAGCGCGCCTCGACCTCCTCGAACTTGCAGGTCGTGAGCGTCGTGGCGGTGCGGGATCGGGAGCGCAAGCGCCGCATCTCCCGGGCCATCGGCGGGCGCAGCTACGTGGAGGAGGCGCCCGTCTTCCTCGTGTGGATCGCCGACCTCGCCCGCAACGCGGCGGTGATGCGGGCCGGCGGAGCCGAGCCGGAGACCCTCGGTCTCATCGAGAACACCCTCATCGGCGCCGTCGACGTCGGCATCGCCGCGCAGAATGCGCTGCTGGCCGCGGAATCGCTCGGACTCGGCGGGGTGTTCGTGGGATCGGTGCGCAACAATCCCGAGGCCGTGAGCGCCGAGCTCGGGCTCCCCCGCCACGCCTTCCCCGTCGTGGGCATGGCGCTCGGTGTCCCCGATCCCGAGGAGGGCACTGGCGTGAAGCCGCGGCTGCCGCTCGCGGGCGTGCTGCACCGCGAGCGCTACGACGATCGCGCCTGGCGCCCGGCCGCGGAGGAGTACGAGGCGGACTACGAACGCTACTTCGCTACCCAGGGCACGCCTGGCCGGAGCTGGGCGCGCACGGTCATCGGCAGGCTCGCGACCGCCGCCGGTCTCCACGGCCGCCACACGATGCGCGCCTCGCTGCGCGCGCAGGGGTACGACTCGGAGTAG